A single region of the Thermotoga profunda AZM34c06 genome encodes:
- a CDS encoding AAA family ATPase, translating into MIIRFAGKNLLYFDQFEFSFSEGLNVITGETGAGKSILLRALQAVLGKKVDLPSSENCYLEIFITLPKKNLADFGIDEDEIVVSLSPGKRWVYKLNGKMCTQSMVEMLFEDTVHFHQQNSQTGLLKPKNQQIFLDGFLEDQRLLQEYSQLYQDIKELEKFLNEVDIEKIQKEIDVLQSEVEYFDRMRPSEEEENLLKERYERILKRQQIAEIFSQITSVIENDSPNGFAVLWEVLQKSQKIANMLPNGFVDLLEETLEKSEELNRIAKSSLQELELEDIKEVEQRIWDYNDLKRRYGPEMKDVIEHIKKTKSRYDELSNKLKNFSQAKEQIRKLRNRAFELAQKIHDQRVKVITDITEQVEKHLKDLAMNMKFSVKIERLPDLSPNGIDQIEFVVLLPNQDQLPIKNILSGGELSRLLLSLELVSATNLSSQILIFDEVDTGIGGMVGNVLGKKLKDVSMNFQTIVVTHLPQIAAYADRHFVVERSMDKMVLRVLSEDEKRKEMLRMIGGEEIFKR; encoded by the coding sequence GTGATAATACGTTTTGCCGGAAAGAATTTGTTGTATTTTGATCAATTCGAATTTTCATTTTCTGAAGGTTTGAATGTGATAACTGGTGAAACCGGTGCCGGTAAATCTATTTTGCTAAGGGCACTCCAAGCCGTCCTTGGAAAAAAAGTCGATCTTCCATCGAGTGAAAATTGTTATCTGGAGATCTTTATAACACTCCCAAAAAAGAATTTGGCAGACTTCGGAATAGATGAAGATGAGATTGTTGTAAGCCTTTCCCCAGGTAAACGTTGGGTATACAAACTGAATGGAAAGATGTGTACCCAAAGCATGGTTGAAATGTTATTTGAGGATACAGTACATTTTCATCAACAAAATTCTCAAACTGGTTTATTGAAACCAAAAAATCAGCAGATCTTTCTCGATGGTTTCTTAGAAGATCAACGACTTCTTCAGGAATATTCCCAGCTGTATCAAGATATAAAGGAACTCGAGAAATTTCTAAATGAAGTTGACATTGAGAAAATACAAAAAGAAATCGATGTTCTTCAATCAGAAGTCGAATATTTCGACAGAATGAGACCTTCCGAGGAAGAAGAAAATTTATTAAAAGAAAGGTACGAAAGAATCCTGAAACGCCAGCAGATAGCAGAGATTTTCTCACAAATTACATCGGTTATTGAGAATGACTCACCAAATGGTTTTGCAGTATTGTGGGAAGTACTTCAAAAATCTCAGAAGATAGCAAATATGCTCCCAAATGGATTTGTCGATCTTCTCGAGGAAACCTTGGAAAAATCAGAAGAACTCAACAGGATTGCAAAATCAAGTCTGCAAGAATTGGAGCTCGAGGATATAAAAGAAGTCGAACAGAGAATCTGGGATTACAACGATCTGAAACGGAGATATGGACCAGAAATGAAAGATGTAATCGAACACATCAAAAAAACAAAATCCAGGTATGATGAACTCAGTAACAAACTCAAAAATTTCTCACAAGCAAAAGAACAGATAAGGAAACTCAGAAATCGTGCTTTTGAGTTAGCACAAAAGATCCATGATCAACGTGTCAAGGTGATAACAGATATAACAGAACAGGTGGAAAAACATTTGAAAGATCTGGCAATGAACATGAAATTCTCAGTGAAAATTGAAAGATTACCCGATCTGAGCCCAAACGGGATTGATCAAATCGAGTTCGTAGTGCTTTTACCCAATCAAGATCAGTTACCTATTAAAAATATCCTATCAGGCGGAGAGCTTTCAAGGTTACTTCTGTCTTTGGAACTTGTATCTGCAACTAATCTTTCTTCCCAAATTCTCATATTTGACGAGGTTGATACTGGTATAGGTGGTATGGTTGGTAATGTACTTGGCAAAAAATTAAAGGATGTCTCTATGAATTTTCAGACAATCGTTGTGACACATTTACCCCAGATAGCAGCTTATGCAGATAGACATTTTGTAGTGGAACGTTCTATGGATAAGATGGTTTTGAGGGTTCTAAGTGAAGATGAAAAAAGAAAAGAAATGCTCAGGATGATTGGTGGAGAAGAGATTTTCAAGAGGTGA
- a CDS encoding phospho-sugar mutase: MVLFGTGGIRGVMRKGEFDHDLVVKASKAVASWMITESLKSIVIAYDTRKNSKEFATLAAETISSYGIETYLFEKPVPTPLLSFAVRFMKLGAGIVITASHNPPQYNGFKVYTSDGVQAIPVYTEKISSFMDHPFSPSHGPSVQSVPEEIITKYVESVVELVKPYVLGFTNIDLVYSPLHGTGAEFVPVVLRSLGINVICVKDQMYPDPMFSTVRLPNPEEIDSFEQVKRYMGENQVKFGIATDPDCDRVGFMVDDCKLSGNQVGVLLTDMLSEKYQTGSYLFKTIVTTDMVNDICEDQKHIIVETPTGFKFIGNEIEKRSSDPNFRYFLAFEESCGYLAGDFVRDKDGVIGSALIAVMCTRFDPIDRLNYLYNRYGYYIEKLISFELATPEDAKHFYEQLSKKPPKRIGHFKVQEIYDYSKDENIPNETILIKIDDAKIYIRPSGTEPKLKIYIKVKEESSESAAKKMFEIEKELKKLENSV, from the coding sequence TTGGTTTTATTTGGTACTGGCGGAATTAGGGGTGTCATGAGAAAGGGAGAATTCGATCATGATCTTGTTGTAAAAGCCAGTAAGGCTGTTGCAAGTTGGATGATAACTGAATCACTTAAGAGCATAGTTATTGCTTACGATACGAGAAAAAATTCAAAAGAATTTGCAACTCTTGCTGCTGAAACTATTTCTTCATATGGTATTGAAACTTACTTGTTTGAGAAACCTGTACCGACACCCTTGCTGTCCTTTGCAGTCAGGTTTATGAAATTGGGTGCAGGTATCGTTATAACTGCAAGTCACAATCCGCCACAATACAACGGCTTTAAAGTTTATACATCTGATGGTGTTCAAGCTATTCCAGTTTATACTGAGAAAATCTCATCTTTTATGGATCATCCATTTTCACCTTCCCATGGACCATCAGTCCAATCGGTACCAGAGGAAATTATTACAAAGTATGTCGAGTCAGTTGTTGAATTAGTGAAGCCGTATGTTCTTGGTTTCACCAATATCGATTTGGTTTATTCGCCGCTTCATGGCACAGGTGCCGAGTTTGTACCAGTTGTTTTGAGATCACTTGGGATCAATGTAATTTGTGTGAAAGACCAAATGTACCCAGATCCTATGTTCTCTACAGTCAGATTACCCAATCCCGAAGAGATAGACTCCTTTGAACAAGTGAAAAGATATATGGGAGAAAATCAAGTGAAATTTGGAATCGCTACCGATCCGGATTGCGATAGAGTGGGTTTCATGGTTGATGACTGTAAATTGAGTGGTAATCAAGTTGGAGTTTTACTCACCGATATGCTCAGTGAGAAATATCAAACTGGTAGTTATTTGTTCAAGACAATTGTTACCACCGACATGGTCAACGATATCTGTGAAGATCAAAAACACATAATCGTGGAAACTCCCACTGGCTTCAAATTCATTGGAAATGAAATAGAAAAGAGAAGTTCAGATCCAAACTTTAGATATTTCTTAGCTTTTGAAGAAAGCTGTGGTTATCTGGCGGGAGATTTTGTCAGAGACAAAGACGGTGTAATCGGTTCAGCCCTTATAGCAGTTATGTGTACAAGATTTGATCCAATTGATCGATTGAATTACTTGTACAATAGATACGGCTATTATATTGAAAAACTCATTTCTTTTGAATTGGCTACTCCTGAAGATGCAAAACATTTTTATGAACAACTTTCCAAGAAACCACCAAAAAGGATAGGGCATTTCAAGGTACAAGAAATATATGACTATTCCAAAGACGAAAACATACCAAACGAGACCATACTCATCAAAATCGACGATGCAAAGATATATATAAGACCTTCAGGTACAGAACCAAAATTGAAGATTTATATCAAGGTTAAAGAAGAGAGTAGCGAGAGCGCTGCAAAAAAGATGTTTGAAATAGAAAAGGAGTTGAAGAAACTTGAAAATTCTGTTTGA
- a CDS encoding LVIVD repeat-containing protein, with protein sequence MKKVAFLVIIVVIVFLSSGCLKLENSNKGKLIVSFSQLKAIPSSQPKKGVISISKNQRVLQRNFDFPASQIVFDSIEEGIWNVYVQILDESGYVLYKTTEQVKVIANQINYCSLILSLNTADLVLNVKVESDQPDSVLIDLFCDDEHLNDQKPLENRTATFTFSNIKSAVWDMKLTLLSGQDIIMIVPEIGSYGLELQPGRTNIFDVTIDRFGNLSVEVFVPNLGVVNDATLTNLEEGIKIEWDPVEGADSYDLYRKEKDLWLKLNSTSLEQTNFIDTNVLEGETYYYVINAKSLTGLQSGFSEIFSKTRDTNRIFVGTFSKEIYRLKRTDSGFETVKYKSLTGIPFHLHTKGNSLYVVTSNIVMELDPNTLETVRTKSFTFISSPADFTENYLFLIGANRIYRLNLTTFGYDEYPLQGVNFLSSDRYLCTVTSAGQIQIRDPEDPNNIIAQATGSYVFTKEDKVFIYKNNNLEYYTIESNNLIYKDSIPISETPMALDVYQQYAYLAVDNGFYVINLSNMNGQKISLELSKNLMVYENELFVLHDKFLKIFDISNPTTPVLKYSYTFTNSGWSIFVD encoded by the coding sequence ATGAAGAAGGTGGCTTTCTTAGTAATTATCGTGGTAATTGTCTTTCTCAGTTCTGGGTGTTTAAAGCTTGAAAACAGCAACAAAGGCAAGTTAATTGTGAGTTTTAGTCAATTGAAGGCGATACCAAGTTCACAACCAAAAAAGGGAGTCATCAGTATCAGCAAGAATCAGAGAGTTCTACAAAGAAATTTTGATTTTCCAGCTTCACAGATAGTATTCGATTCAATCGAAGAAGGTATTTGGAATGTCTACGTACAGATATTAGATGAAAGTGGCTATGTATTGTATAAAACCACAGAACAAGTGAAAGTCATTGCGAATCAGATTAACTATTGCTCCTTAATACTCTCGTTGAATACTGCCGATCTGGTTTTGAATGTGAAAGTAGAATCAGATCAACCAGACAGTGTTTTAATAGATCTATTTTGTGATGATGAACATCTCAATGATCAAAAACCGTTGGAGAATAGAACCGCGACTTTTACTTTCAGCAATATTAAAAGTGCCGTATGGGATATGAAACTGACATTGCTTTCTGGGCAAGACATTATCATGATAGTACCGGAAATCGGATCTTATGGCTTAGAGCTTCAACCTGGGAGAACAAATATTTTCGATGTGACGATAGATCGCTTTGGGAATCTGTCGGTAGAGGTTTTTGTACCAAACCTTGGTGTTGTCAACGATGCCACATTGACAAACCTTGAGGAAGGTATCAAGATAGAATGGGACCCTGTTGAAGGAGCCGATTCATACGACCTGTATAGAAAAGAAAAAGATCTCTGGCTCAAGTTGAATTCGACCTCACTTGAACAAACTAATTTCATCGATACCAATGTTTTAGAAGGTGAAACATACTACTATGTCATCAATGCCAAGTCATTGACAGGTCTTCAGAGTGGTTTTTCTGAGATCTTCAGTAAGACAAGAGATACAAACAGGATCTTTGTGGGGACCTTTTCCAAGGAGATTTACAGATTGAAAAGAACAGATTCTGGTTTTGAGACAGTAAAATACAAATCACTGACCGGTATACCGTTCCATTTACACACAAAAGGAAATTCGCTGTATGTTGTTACATCAAACATTGTCATGGAGCTTGATCCAAATACCTTAGAAACAGTTAGAACTAAATCATTCACATTTATATCATCACCAGCTGATTTCACCGAGAATTATCTTTTCCTAATCGGAGCAAACCGAATATACAGATTAAATCTCACAACCTTTGGATATGACGAATACCCCTTGCAGGGTGTCAATTTCTTGTCATCGGATAGATATCTTTGTACAGTTACATCTGCAGGACAGATACAGATCCGTGATCCGGAAGATCCCAACAACATAATAGCTCAGGCAACCGGGTCTTATGTTTTTACCAAAGAAGATAAGGTATTCATCTACAAAAACAACAATCTTGAATACTACACAATCGAGTCCAATAATTTGATTTACAAGGATTCAATACCAATCAGTGAAACACCCATGGCTTTGGATGTCTATCAACAATATGCTTATTTGGCAGTCGACAATGGTTTTTATGTGATCAATCTATCCAATATGAATGGACAGAAAATATCTTTGGAACTATCAAAAAATCTCATGGTTTATGAAAATGAATTGTTTGTCCTACATGATAAATTTTTGAAAATCTTTGATATATCCAACCCAACAACTCCTGTGCTGAAATATTCATATACTTTTACAAACAGTGGCTGGAGCATTTTCGTAGATTAG
- a CDS encoding amidohydrolase produces MKILFENALVLRDAFSQPIATNVLIENGKISKIGNFVDEEIDERYDFSGKLIMPGLVNSHTHAAMTLMRGLAEDMYLEDWLFKKIFPIEERLSQEDVYYGTMLAQMEMARKGITAYVDMYFHCDAVAQAAVDFGMKALITRGLVDNGGPNTDNGRLNQNVKYFERWNGKNGLILVGFGPHAPYSCSLEYIDQIGKVAHALKAKITIHLYESKKENYSLSELLKTSISECDVIFAHCVHVKEHEIDLLARQNFFVAHNPTSNLKLANGIAPIHKMLNRKVQICLGTDGAASNNTLDIWHEMRLATLLQKMEDPTNITIQQALAMATIVGARASGLTTGTIEIGADADLIVLDIEKPWYLPHKNLMAHLVHSLNSTDVFGTMIKGKWVYLNGVYPTIDESEILRKFTEVMKRLTDT; encoded by the coding sequence TTGAAAATTCTGTTTGAAAATGCTTTAGTCTTGAGAGATGCGTTTTCTCAACCAATAGCAACCAACGTGTTGATAGAAAATGGAAAGATTTCAAAAATTGGTAATTTTGTTGATGAAGAGATCGACGAAAGATATGATTTCTCTGGCAAGTTAATCATGCCTGGATTGGTTAATTCACACACACATGCGGCAATGACTTTGATGAGAGGTTTGGCTGAAGACATGTACCTGGAAGATTGGCTTTTCAAAAAGATCTTTCCGATAGAAGAAAGACTTAGCCAAGAGGACGTCTATTATGGCACTATGCTGGCTCAAATGGAAATGGCAAGAAAAGGAATCACAGCTTATGTTGATATGTATTTTCATTGCGATGCAGTTGCACAAGCCGCAGTTGATTTTGGAATGAAAGCTTTGATAACACGTGGTCTTGTAGATAACGGTGGTCCAAATACCGACAATGGCAGGTTGAATCAGAACGTGAAATACTTTGAGCGTTGGAATGGAAAAAATGGTTTGATACTCGTTGGATTTGGACCACATGCACCTTATAGCTGTTCTTTAGAGTATATAGATCAAATAGGTAAAGTTGCGCATGCACTCAAGGCAAAAATAACTATTCATTTGTATGAATCAAAAAAAGAGAACTATTCCTTGTCGGAATTACTCAAGACGAGCATCTCTGAATGCGACGTTATCTTTGCACATTGTGTTCATGTGAAAGAACATGAGATTGACCTCTTAGCAAGGCAGAATTTTTTCGTGGCACACAATCCAACGAGTAACTTGAAGTTAGCAAACGGTATTGCACCAATTCATAAGATGCTCAATAGAAAGGTTCAGATATGCCTTGGTACCGACGGTGCGGCAAGCAACAATACTCTGGATATCTGGCATGAAATGAGGCTTGCAACACTCTTACAGAAGATGGAAGATCCAACAAACATAACCATTCAACAAGCCTTGGCAATGGCAACGATTGTCGGTGCAAGAGCAAGTGGTCTCACCACCGGCACGATTGAAATTGGTGCGGATGCCGACCTGATAGTTCTTGATATAGAAAAACCATGGTACTTACCACACAAAAATCTCATGGCACATCTTGTTCACTCATTAAATTCCACCGATGTTTTTGGAACTATGATAAAAGGTAAATGGGTTTACCTGAATGGTGTTTATCCCACGATCGATGAGTCTGAAATTTTGAGAAAATTCACGGAGGTGATGAAGCGATTGACAGATACCTGA
- a CDS encoding ATP-dependent helicase: protein MVDYLTELDEEQKQAVLCSSGRSIVIAGPGSGKTRVITYKLLHLLRSGIKPSEILLVTFTRAAANEMIERARVLTGMDLEEITAGTFHHVCNLILRKYASRVGLSPNFSILDEEDSKSLIKHVRTIVLEKEGEVKHFPTHNILQKIFSYCANTMTSLHEAILRLNPKYAEFEQIIEKIYTEYVIEKRNQNCVDYDDLLIFAVHVLQQDNFARTRESSKYKWILVDEFQDTNILQLELIELLSTVHGNVVVVADDSQSIYSFRGARYENVRDFMNVENTKLFKIQTNYRSDETIVNLVNRIIPKKSVPKILRSVKPGGKRPIIVETNDKEEEAKFVAREILKLTEQGFEPGEIAVLYRSHSHSLDLQIELSKSQIDFKILSGIRFTETAHVKDILAFLKIFQNTRDKISWSRIARLFPGVGAKTAANLAEYASQSSDTKTVVEILQDFFAKKTQLKEIIDIVSKVSEKERVSEKIGLIYENFYSQYLQDNYPDFRDRQMDVERLIQIAERYKSLERFLSDLTLNEAEGDNNHSKNKVTLTTVHQAKGLEWDVVFVLSVNPGDFPSYYALIDGNLDEEERIFYVAVTRPKKLLYILKQKFSSVPYLYWTSNIDFVKKIPPNLVEYLDLSF, encoded by the coding sequence TTGGTAGATTATCTTACTGAACTCGATGAAGAACAAAAACAAGCCGTCTTGTGCTCGTCTGGTAGATCGATAGTCATAGCGGGTCCAGGCTCTGGGAAGACAAGGGTTATCACTTATAAACTCCTTCATCTGTTGAGATCTGGTATCAAGCCTTCAGAAATCTTACTTGTCACTTTTACAAGAGCCGCTGCAAATGAAATGATAGAACGTGCGAGAGTTCTCACAGGTATGGATCTTGAGGAGATCACTGCAGGCACTTTCCACCATGTCTGTAATTTGATATTGAGAAAATACGCTTCAAGAGTTGGATTATCGCCGAATTTTTCTATTCTTGACGAAGAAGATTCGAAGAGCCTTATCAAGCATGTTAGAACAATTGTGTTGGAAAAAGAAGGAGAAGTTAAACACTTTCCAACTCACAACATCCTTCAAAAGATTTTCTCATATTGTGCGAACACGATGACATCACTTCATGAGGCTATTTTAAGACTCAATCCAAAATACGCCGAATTCGAACAAATCATAGAAAAGATATACACAGAATATGTTATCGAGAAACGAAATCAAAATTGCGTTGATTATGATGATCTTTTGATCTTTGCCGTTCATGTTCTACAGCAAGATAACTTCGCACGGACACGAGAGTCTTCAAAATACAAATGGATATTGGTAGATGAGTTTCAGGATACGAATATCTTACAGCTGGAGTTGATCGAACTACTCTCAACAGTTCATGGCAATGTGGTAGTTGTGGCAGATGATTCTCAGAGTATTTACTCGTTTCGTGGTGCAAGGTATGAAAACGTCAGAGATTTCATGAACGTTGAGAATACTAAATTATTCAAGATTCAGACAAACTATCGAAGCGATGAAACAATAGTGAATCTGGTGAACCGTATAATCCCAAAGAAATCTGTTCCCAAGATTCTAAGGTCTGTGAAACCTGGTGGAAAAAGACCTATCATAGTTGAGACGAACGACAAAGAGGAGGAAGCGAAATTCGTCGCTCGTGAGATACTCAAGCTAACCGAACAAGGTTTCGAACCCGGTGAAATTGCAGTACTCTATAGAAGTCATTCTCATTCACTTGATCTTCAGATAGAGCTTTCAAAATCTCAGATTGACTTTAAGATACTCTCCGGGATACGATTCACCGAAACGGCACATGTGAAAGATATCTTGGCTTTTCTGAAAATCTTTCAAAACACACGTGACAAAATATCTTGGAGCAGAATTGCAAGATTATTCCCGGGCGTTGGAGCAAAAACTGCTGCGAATCTCGCTGAATATGCTTCTCAATCCTCAGATACAAAAACCGTCGTGGAGATTCTTCAAGATTTCTTTGCCAAAAAGACTCAACTCAAGGAAATTATAGACATTGTGTCTAAGGTTTCTGAAAAAGAGAGAGTCAGTGAGAAGATAGGTTTGATCTATGAAAATTTCTATTCTCAATATCTTCAAGACAACTATCCTGACTTTCGTGATAGGCAAATGGATGTCGAAAGGTTGATTCAAATTGCCGAAAGGTACAAGTCTTTAGAACGTTTTCTGTCTGATCTCACTCTCAACGAAGCAGAGGGAGATAATAATCATTCAAAAAACAAGGTGACTCTGACAACAGTGCATCAAGCCAAAGGTCTTGAATGGGATGTCGTTTTTGTTCTCAGTGTAAATCCCGGTGATTTTCCAAGCTATTATGCATTGATTGATGGTAATTTGGATGAGGAAGAGAGAATTTTTTATGTGGCAGTAACTCGTCCTAAAAAGTTATTATATATCTTGAAGCAAAAATTCTCATCTGTACCTTACTTGTACTGGACAAGTAATATAGATTTTGTGAAAAAAATTCCACCAAATTTGGTGGAATACTTAGATCTTTCTTTTTAG
- a CDS encoding TIGR01212 family radical SAM protein (This family includes YhcC from E. coli K-12, an uncharacterized radical SAM protein.) gives MSNHLKQRYGAKVHRLIIDAGFTCPNREKSSPCIFCDPTGSGFNAFHSLSIREQVEKQRQWAISKYKAEKFIVYFQAFTNTYAPVDVLKRKYEEAIIDKSIVQLAVSTRPDCVQEPVLEILESFKSRVDVSLELGLQTINPKTLRIIKRGHGLAEFIDAVLRVKKHNLEIVVHVIVDLPWDEIEDVIDTARTISCLGVDGVKLHSLYVVKGTELEKLLKTGQIQLLSFDQYKDRVIAFLENLSENIVIHRLASDPPKDMTIVGNWGMSKLEVVNKIEKELEIRNTCQGKNFKRWLHSQMYVTKI, from the coding sequence TTGAGTAATCATCTCAAACAAAGATATGGTGCAAAAGTACATAGACTTATTATAGATGCTGGTTTTACATGTCCAAATCGTGAGAAATCAAGTCCGTGTATATTCTGTGATCCAACTGGAAGTGGTTTTAATGCCTTTCACAGTCTCTCGATAAGAGAGCAAGTAGAGAAACAAAGACAATGGGCGATATCTAAATACAAAGCCGAGAAATTCATTGTCTACTTCCAGGCTTTCACAAATACCTATGCACCTGTGGATGTTTTGAAAAGAAAATACGAAGAGGCAATTATAGACAAAAGTATTGTACAACTTGCTGTATCAACAAGACCTGATTGTGTGCAAGAACCGGTTCTTGAAATCCTTGAGAGTTTTAAGAGCAGAGTAGATGTTTCTCTTGAACTCGGTCTTCAAACGATAAACCCAAAAACCCTGAGAATAATCAAAAGAGGACACGGTTTAGCAGAATTCATAGATGCCGTTTTGAGAGTTAAAAAACACAACCTTGAAATTGTCGTTCATGTCATCGTGGATCTACCATGGGATGAGATTGAGGATGTCATAGATACTGCAAGAACAATTTCATGCCTTGGAGTCGATGGTGTGAAATTGCACTCGCTTTATGTGGTTAAGGGAACAGAACTTGAAAAACTGCTCAAGACAGGACAAATCCAATTGCTTAGTTTTGATCAATACAAAGATCGTGTAATAGCCTTTTTGGAAAATCTTTCAGAAAACATCGTGATTCACAGGCTTGCTTCAGACCCACCCAAAGATATGACGATTGTTGGAAACTGGGGTATGTCAAAACTCGAGGTTGTTAATAAGATAGAAAAGGAACTCGAAATAAGAAACACTTGTCAAGGTAAGAACTTCAAAAGATGGCTTCATTCACAGATGTATGTCACTAAAATTTGA